The Microlunatus antarcticus DNA segment CGGTAGTCGAACAACGTCTCGCCACCGGCGACGACCAGCTCCAGGTCGGGCAGCGTCCGCCGCGCGACCGCGAACGCCTCGAGCAGGTCGAGCGTCCCCTTGCGGGGCTCGATCCCGCCGACCGCGAGCACGTAGCGCCCGAACCGGCCGCGCCACGGGGCCGAGGCCGCCGGGTCGAGCGCCGCGGCGGCGAACCGGGCGGCGTCCACACCGTTCGGGATCACGACGGGGTGCAGGCCCCAGCCCGCCGTCACCTCGGTCGCGACGGCCGCCGAGACGCAGACGTGGGCGTGCGGGCGGACGATCGCGCGCTCGTGGCAGGCGACGAGCTCGGGCGTCGTGAACTGGTCGAGGTGGTGGATCGTCCGCACGCACCGGGGCACCGCGTTCGCGCTGATGCAGTCCTGCGCGTGGACGACGTCGTACGCGGTCCCCGCCGCGACCCGCTCCGCAAAGGCCGCGCCCAGGACCCCGATCGAGCGCACGATGCGGTCGCCGACGGTCTCACCCTCGAGGTGAGGCAGAGGGACGACCTCGACGTCCACCCGAGGGTCGACGCGGCGGAAGAAGCCGTCGTCTCCGCCGCGGCCCAGGGTCCACACGCTCACGTCGACACCGAGCTCGACGAGGGCCTCGGCGAGCGCGAGGGTGTGCACGACCCCGCCCCGGGGCTTGGTCGAGTAGGTCAGCAGCGCGACCCTCACTGGTCCGCCACCGCGTATGCGGCCGGGCGCCGCTCGACGAGGTGGTGGAGCACCCGTCGGGCCCGGGCGACCTCGGCCTCGACGTCCAGCTCGACGGAAGCCATCCCGCCCTTCGACCCGGTCCGGGCCAGCGTCTGGCCCCCGGGCCCGACGACCTTGGCCTGACCGAGGAACCGCAGGTCGCCGAACACGCCGGTCTGGTTGGACGAGACCCAGACGATCTGGTTCTCCGCGGCCCGGGCGGCGTCGTAGATGTCGAACAGCCGCGACTGCCGGTCGTCGGTCAGCCGCGCGGCACGGTTGGTGACGTTGGCGGGCCAGGCCGACAGCGCGGCGACGAGCTGAGCGCCGTCGAGGGCCAGCGCCCGGGACGACTCCGGGAACGTCTTGTCGTAGTCGATCAGCAGGCCCATCCGCCCGACCGGGGTGTCGAAGGCGGCGAACCGGTCGCCCGCCGCGTACGCCGCCTGCTCGCCCAGGGGCTGGTGGACCTTGCGGTGCCGCCCCAGCACGCCGTCGCCGGTGACGCAGACCGCCGTGTTGTAGCGGAGCCCGTCCTCCAGCTCGCAGAGGCCGAGGCAGACGACGAGGTCGCCCGCGAGGGCGCACACGCGACGGACGACGTCCGCGTCCAGCGCGAAGGCGGGCGGGAGGTCCTGGACGTCGGGCTCGCGTGCGGGCGCAGTGGTCCACGGTCGCTGCAGGTCCGGCACGTAGCCGCCGAGGGTGGCCCCCGGCAGCACGAGGAGGTCGACCCCGTCGCGCCGCGCGCCGTCGAGCATCGCCCCGAGCTTGCCCAGGGTCCGCTCGACGTCGCGACCGAAGTGAGCCGCGACGGCGCCGATCCGGGTCACGACGTCAGGCGGAGCCGCACCGGCGGCCGGAGCGTCTCGACCACGTGGTCGACCACGTGCTCGGCGTCCCGGGTCAGGCCGGCGAAGCGGCCCGAGCCCCAGGTGTGCAGCCACGGCAGCCCGAGGAAGTGCAGGCCGTCGACGGCGGTGACGCCACGGTGGTGCCCGACCGTGCCCCGGCCGTCGAAGACCGGCACGCGCACCCAGCGGAAGTCGGGCACGAAGCCGGTCGCCCAGACGACGGAGGTCACGCCGGCGTCCTCGAGGTCGAGCGACGTCGGCTCGGAGTCGGGCCGCCAGACCGGGGTGTAGCGCTCCTCGAGGGGCGCGTCGAGTCCGAGTCGGGCGACGTGCCCGTCGATGGCGTCCTTGATGTCCTCGGCCACGCGGTCCGCGCGGTCGAGCGACGCCTCGAGCGTGGGAGCGAAGGCGAGCCGCGGGCCGGCGACGTCGACGAGCCGGCCGTAGAGCCCCATGCCCTCGAGCGCGAACCGGCGCAGGTCGATGTCGTGGCCGCCGTCGCGACCGGTCATGTAGTGGTTCGTCTTCTCGCGCTCGCGCAGGCCGCCGGGGGAGTCCTCGACGGCGACGTCGTAGAGGCCCATCTCCTCGAGCCAGTCGATCGAGTCCCGTCCGCGGTAGCGGCGGGCGCAGCGCGGCGCCGACCCGACGACCAGGTGCACCTGCCGCCCGGCCAGGTGGAGGTCCTCCGCGATCTGGGCGCCCGACTGGCCCGTGCCCACCACGAGCACCGCACCCGCAGGGAGGCTCTCCGGGTTCTTGTAGGCCGAGGAGTGCACCTGCGTGACTCCGGCCGGCAGGCGTTCCGCCAGCCGCGGGACCTTGGGGTCGTGGTAGCCGCCCACGGCCACGACGACCTGCTCGGCCGCCAGCGTCGCCGGCCCCTCGGGCGTCTCGAGCTCGAGCACGAAGCCGCCGCCGTCGTCCTGACGGAGCTCGCGCACCGTCGTGCGCTCGCGCAGCGGGGGAGCCGTGCGGCGGACGTACTCGGCGAGGTAGGCCGAGGTCTCGTCGCGGGTCATGAAGCCGTACGGCTGGTCGCCCGGGTAGGGGAAGCCGGGGAGCCGGCACTGGACGTTGGGCGTGACGAGGGTGAAGGAGTCCCAGCGCTGGTCGTGCCACGCGTGCGCCGCGGTCTGCCGCTCGAGGACCACGTGCTCGAGGCCGGCCTGCGCGAGGAACCAGCTCGCGGTGAGGCCCGCCTGCCCCCCGCCGATGACCGCGACCTCCACCCGCTCGACGGGTCCGGCGCCCGGGAGGCGGGCGCTCACGACGCGCTCCCGGTGAAGGGGTGGGCCGGCGGGTCGAACGCCACGACCGTGACGAGCCCCTCGGGCTGGTCGGCGGCGGCGAGCCGGATGGTGTCCATCGAGGCCCGCGCCGCGGTGCACGGGCGGCCCCAGCGGGCCTCGACCCGGTCGCTGGCCTGCGTGAGCGCCGTCGTGGCCCGGTCGACGAAGTCGGCGACCTCGTACGACGCCCCGGCCTGGAGGTGGTCGTGGACCACCAGCGAGGGCGAGTAGGTCTGCAGGGACCGGCCGTCGGGCCAGCGGGTGGTAAAGGTCAGCTCAGGCATGGACGGGCTCTCGCTCGGAGGGGTAGTTCGGGAGCACCGCGTCGAGCCGGTACGCGCCCGGCCGGCGGTCGCGCAGCGCGTACATGCCCTGGCGCACGGCGGCCAGCTCGGCGTGGACGTCGAGGGTGACCGTGGCCAGCCCGCCCTCGACGCCGGTCTCGGCCCGCACGTCGCCGCCCGGGCCGACGATCTTGGCGTTGCCGACGAAGCGCAGCGAGCCGAAGGTGCCGGTCTGGTTGGACGCCGCCCAGACCACCTGGTTGTCGAGCGCGCGGGCCGCGTCGTAGAGGTCGAAGCGCTTCTTCCAGCGGTCGTCCTCGATGCGGTCGGCCGCGGCGGTCCGCGCGGTCGGCCAGGCGGACAGCGCGGCGATGATCTCGGCCCCGTCGAGGGCGAGCGTCCGCGAGGCCTCGGGGAACGCCTTGTCGTAGCAGATGAGCATCCCGATCCGTCCGACCGGGGAGTCGAAGGCCTCGAAGGCGGAGGCGGCGGAGTAGCTGAGGTTCTCCCCGAGCGGCTGGTGGACCTTGCGGTGCGCGGCCAGGACGCCGTCGCCGGTGACCGCGACGGCGGTGTTGTAGCGGACCACCCGCCCGTCGGCGTCCAGCTCGTCCGCGGCCGCCTCGCACATCCCGAAGAGCACGGTCATGTCGCCCGCCAGGGCTCGCACGCGCGCCACCTCGGGGCCGTCGACGCGGAACGCGGGGGGCATGTTCCGGCGGCGCCGGGCCCGCGTCTCCTCGTCGTCGTCGACGCTGCCGAGGCTCGGCAGGTAGCCGCCGAGGCACGCCTCGGGCAGCACCAGCAGGTCGGTGCCGCGGGCCCTGGCCTCGGTGACGATGCGGTCGATCGTCGCGTACGCGGCCTCGAGGTCGCGTCCGAACTCGTCGGCGACGACGGTGATGGTGGTCTGGCTCATGCGGGTCCTAGTCCGGTGACGGGAGAGGTGAGAGCGGTGGTCGAGCGGCCGTCAGGCCAGCGCAGGCGTACGCCGGGGTCGTCCGTGAGTGCGCCGCAGGCCCGGCTCGTGGCGGGACCGGCCGGTGCGGAGGCACGGCCGGGGACGTCGGCCGTGAGCATCGCGAAGCCCGGGAAGCAGGTGAGCCAGTCGCCCGTGGTCGCGCCCTCGGGAGCCGGGACGTCGGCGACGTCGAGCTCGGCGCCGCAGCCGCTGGCCTCGGCCAGCATCCCGAGCGTCCCGACGAGCCCGGCCATGCTCACGTCCTTGGCCGCCGCCGGCCGGGTGCGGCCGACGAACGAGCCGAGGGCCTGGAGCTCGGTGGTGGTCCGTCCGCTCGTCGAGTCCCACTGCGCCCCGGTGTAGCCGGGTCGCCAGCCGCCGCCGAGGTCGGCGGTGACGGTCACCGAGTGGCCCGGCTGCCCGCCGCCGGCCGGGACCGGCGTGGAGGTGCGTCCGAGGGCCGTGACCGACAACGACGCCGGTACGCCGAGCTGGGTGTGGCCCCCGAGCACCGGCACGTCCCAGGCCTGCGCGGCGGCGGCGACACCGCGGACGACCCGGCTGGCGAAGCTCGTGTCCCGGGCGCCGAGGGCGTCGAGCAGCGCGACGGGGGTGGCGCCCATGGCGGCGAGGTCGTTGAGGTTGACGAGCACGGCGCACCAGCCCGCCCAGGTCGGGTCGCGCTCGACCATCGACGGCAGGATCGCGTCGGTCGCGGCCACGAGGTCGGAGCCGGGCACCGGAGCGGCGTCGTCACCGACGAACCCGGTTCCGCCCAGCCCGTGCGGGCCGGTGGCGAGGGGCGCGAGCAGCGGGCCGAGCGGGCTCTTCGTCCGGGCGGCGAGGCGGGCGATGCGGTCGACGGGCCACGTCATCAGGACGTGCGGGTGGCCGTACGCGTCCTCGTCCGCGAGCCGGTCCCAGCCGAGCCGGCGGAAGAGCGGGGCGTTCGCCCGCTGCACGTGGGCGTCGAAGCGCAGCACGCCGAGCCGCTCCGCGTGGGCGCAGGCCGCGCGGACGAGCGCCGCGCCGACCCCGGCGGTGTGGCCACGGGAGGCCCGGGTGACGGCCAGCCGGCTGCCGACCCACCAGCCGAGGTCGCGTCCGTTCGTGGCGGGCGCCAGGCGGACGGTGCCAACGACCGTGCCGTCGGTGTCCTGCGCGACCAGCGTCAGGGCTCGGGAGTCGTCGTCGACCTCGTCGTGGTCGGAGCCCGCGAACAGGCCCTGCTCGGTCACGAAGGTCTCGTGCCGCAGGCGTCGGGCCGCCTCGAGGACCCGCCCGCCCTCGGCCACGGCCACCGTGAAGGCGGGCGTGGCCGGTCGAGCGGCGGCGCGGGTCAGCAGCTCGACGTCGAAGACCGACACGGAGGACACCTAGGCCCCCTGCTGCTTGAGCGTGCTGCAGGCGCCGCAGGCCGCGCAGCCCGCGGACTGGCCGTCCGAGGTCATGCCAGCGGCCACGAGGTCGCGGGCGACCCGCCGGGTCACGTCCTCGAGCACGGCCGCGTCCGGCGCGGTCGCGCCGTCGGCGGAGGCCAACGTCCCGGCGAGGGGCCGGAACGGCACCACGAATGGGTAGACGCCCATCGCGATGAGTTCGCGGGCCCCGGCGACGAGCTCGTCGGGGTCCTCGCCCAGGCCGACGAGCAGGTAGGTCGACACCTGGTTGCGGCCGAAGACGCGCACGGCCTCGGCCCACGCGGCGCGGTACTCGGTCAGCGGCACCCGCGACTTGCCCGGCATCCAGCGGCGGCGTACGTCGTCGTCCAGCGACTCGACGTGGATGCCGATCGCGTCCGCGCCCGCCTCGCGCAGCTCGGTGATCGTGACCAGGTCGCCCGGAGGCTCGCACTGCACCTGGATCGGCAGGTCGGGCACCCGGGCCTTGACCGCCCGGACGCAGCGCGCCAGGTGGGTCGCGCCCCGGTCGCGGCCGGCCGAGGTGCCGGTCGTCATGACCATCTGCCGCACCCCGTCCAGGCGCACGGCCGCCTCGGCGACCTCCGCGAGGTCGTACGGACGCTTGACCGCGACCGTCGAGCCGGCCTCGAGCGAGGCCTCGATGGCGCAGAAGCGGCACCGTTCCGCGGCGTCGTAGCGGATGCAGGTCTGCACGACGGTGGTTGCGAGGACGTCGCGCCCGTGGAGGCGGGCGAGCATCTCGTACGAGGTGCCGTCCGCCGTCGCGAGGTCGTAGAAGCGCGGCCGCCGCACCGGCGCGACCTCGGCGTCCTCGACGACGAACCCGTCGCGCATCAGCCGGTCGCCGTCGAGCCAGTACGGGCTGGCGTCGTTCAGCGGGACGGCGACGCTCGCACCGTCGAGCACCAGGTGCCCGTCGGCGCTCGGCCCCGCCCCGGCAGGCCGGCTCACCGAAGTCCCGCCGCGGATGCCCAGGATCGCGAGGTCGACCCGCGTCGTGACGCTCATGCCCGTCCTCCGGCCGCCGGGCCCGTCAGACCATGTAGGTGGAGTTGATGACGGCGCCCTTGTTGGCGAAGTAGATGAGCGCGTCCTGCACGTCGAGCGGGTGGCAGGGGATCGTCCCCGGCATCAGGTCCTCCTCGCGCAGGCCGTGCAGCGAGAGGCCGAAGCGGCAGACGAAGACGTGCCCGCCCTCGTCCATGAACGTCTGCAGCGTGTTGTTGATGTTCTGCTCGCCCGGGAAGGCGGAGTCGCCGGTGGTCGGGAAGCCGCGCGTGGCGATGGCGTTCATCGAGCCGGGGCCGTAGAAGTAGACGACCGAGTCGAAGCCCTTGCGCAGCGCGCGCAGGGCCTGCAGGCAGGCGACGAAGCTGACGCTCGACTCGTGCGCGATGCCGTGGACGAGGGTCAGGTAGGACTGGCCGGGCTCGGCCTGGATGTCGGGGAAGATCTTGGTCGACCCGTAGATCGAGCTCCCCTTCTCCAGCGAGGGGTGCGGGATCTCGTTGCGGGAGGTCTCGATCTTGGCGAGGATGTCGTCGTCGAACAGCGGCACGGTGGCTCCTGGGTCCGGTGAAGGAGGGGGCCGGGGCGCCCCATGCGCCCCGGTCCGACCTCTCCTTCGATCCTGCGGCCGGAGCGATTCCAAGCCGGTTACGTCAGGAACAAGCCCCGATGACGGCGGTAACAGTCGTGTCGCGTACGACTCACTCGTGGGCTCGGCGTCCGTGAGCATGTGGTGTGGTCGACGGCCTGCCGCACCGCACCTGGCGATGTGTCCTGCTGGCGACCGGCAGACTGAGTTGCGTGCCGCCACGCCCGAAGGACGAGCGACCTCCGTCCGCTGACGATGCGGTCGGCCTGGTCGTCAAGAGCGACCAGGGCGGCTCGCCGTTTCCCGGGCAGGAAGTCGATCCTGGCGCGGCGAGAGCCTGGGTTCGCCACCAGTTCGCCGGCATGTCTGTCCTGCTCGAGCAGGTCGTCTCCCGCTTGGACACCTTGCCCCGGGCTCGAGCGCTCGTGGCCGCCGAGACGAGCGACGACCTCGTGCTCGACGGCACCGGACACCGCTTCCCTCAAAGCGTCTCGACGGAGCTGGCTCGTGACTGCTGAGGTACGGCTCCGGGGGCTACCCGTGCAACGCACTCGTGTGCACCGGGAGCGAGGAGTCGCTCGGACTGAGCGTCGGGGCTGACCTGTCTGACGGCATCGTCAGGCGTGTCGTCGACAGTGTGACGGGGTTGCTGACGTCGGTCTGGGACGACGAGAGCTACGTCGTGCTCTGGCGCGCGGCTTGGAGATACGACGGTCGGCACTGGATTCGTCCCGCAGCTGGGCTGTGGCCGTCAGCGAGCGATGCGGAACGTTGTGCAGGCCGGGTTCGTCACGGTCCCGGAGAGAACGTCGGGATCCTCGCCCGGTAGCTCAGCGACCAGCCCGACCATCACGTACCCCGACGGCTTCTCGATCCAGGCCTTCGGAGTCAAGGTCAGCGACCGCGAATCGAGCCGACCCGTCATCGAATAGCTGCCGTTCGGAACCCCGGGGTTGCTCTCGATCGGCCCGAAGCTGAAGACCGCCGACAACGCCCCGCTGCCCTCGTCGGAGATAGCCAGGTTGAAGCCCGTCAGGCCCTGACCACAGGTGTACATGCCTTTCCACTGACCGGTCACGTCGCGGCGGCTGGGTGACGCCGACTCAGCAGGCGTCGGGGTGGGCCCACAGCTCGGACCGAAGACCAGGTCGCACGGCCCGCTCGCACTGAACGTCGGATTCGACGTACCCGGACCCGGCGACCTAGCCGGGACCCCCGGCGCAGCGCAGCCACCCAGGCTGCCCGTCACCAGGAAGGTGAGCCCGACGAGGAGCGCCGAGGGCCTGGACCAGAGGCGAGGCACGCGGTGACCCTAACAAGCGAGGGGACCATCGAAGCCTTAACAGAACTGGCTGCCCGCAGCTCGGCGGTCGAGGCCGCGACGGCGTCGGATGCCGCGACACAGACCGCCAGAGGGGCATGCGGAACGACCCGACCTGTGTGGCCGCCGGAGGCCAGGTTCAGCGACTCCGGGCGTTCGACAGGCTCACGGGCTCGGACTCCCCGCCGAGTTCAGAGCAGGTCGTCGATGCGGTGCGCGAGCTCGACGTCGTACTGGGTCACGCCGTTCGCGACGTGGGTCCAGAGCGCGAAGCGGACCCGCGTGGAGCGGAGGTCGACGTCGGGGTGGTGGTTCATCGCCTCGGCCTCCTCGCCCACCGCGACGACGAGGGCCAGCCCGGCGGCGAAGTCGGGCCGCTCGACCGCGCGCACGAGCCGGTCGTCCTCCAGGCGCCAGTCGGGGAGGTCGGCGAGCTGGGCCAACAGATCGTCGGACGCGAGGAGTCGGGGCACCCGGTCACGTTAGTCTCGCCGCCGTGGGACGCGCACCGTGGATCTAGCCGAGCTGGCCGGTCGGGTCGGCCCGATCCTGGGATTCGTCGTCTGCATCACCGTCGTCGCGGAGCTGGCCGACGGCCTGGGCGTCTTCGCCCTGCTGGCCCGCGGGACGGCCCGGCTCGCCCGTGGTTCGGTCGTCCGGCTCTGGCTCCTCGTCGTGCTCGTCGCCGTCCTGGCGACCGCGGTCCTGTCGCTCGACACGACGGCGGTGCTGCTCACCCCGGTCGTCCTGGCGCTCGCCGGGCAGCTGCGGCTGGACCGGATGCTCTTCGCCTACACGGCCGTCTGGCTGGCGAACACGGCGTCGCTCTTCCTGCCCGTCTCCAACCTGACGAACCTGCTCGCCCTCACCCGGCTGCCGAGCTCGGGCGTGCCCGCGTTCCTCGCGCTCACCTGGCCGGCGGCCGTCGCCTGCACGGTGGTCACCGTCGTGGCGCTGGCGCTCTTCTTCCGCCGTGCCCTGCGCGGCACGTACGTCCTCGGCGACGCCCCGCGGTGGGAGCACCCCCGTCTGCTCTGGCTCGGCGTGGTC contains these protein-coding regions:
- a CDS encoding carbon-nitrogen hydrolase family protein, whose product is MTRIGAVAAHFGRDVERTLGKLGAMLDGARRDGVDLLVLPGATLGGYVPDLQRPWTTAPAREPDVQDLPPAFALDADVVRRVCALAGDLVVCLGLCELEDGLRYNTAVCVTGDGVLGRHRKVHQPLGEQAAYAAGDRFAAFDTPVGRMGLLIDYDKTFPESSRALALDGAQLVAALSAWPANVTNRAARLTDDRQSRLFDIYDAARAAENQIVWVSSNQTGVFGDLRFLGQAKVVGPGGQTLARTGSKGGMASVELDVEAEVARARRVLHHLVERRPAAYAVADQ
- a CDS encoding 4a-hydroxytetrahydrobiopterin dehydratase, producing the protein MPRLLASDDLLAQLADLPDWRLEDDRLVRAVERPDFAAGLALVVAVGEEAEAMNHHPDVDLRSTRVRFALWTHVANGVTQYDVELAHRIDDLL
- a CDS encoding MSMEG_0572/Sll0783 family nitrogen starvation response protein; translated protein: MPLFDDDILAKIETSRNEIPHPSLEKGSSIYGSTKIFPDIQAEPGQSYLTLVHGIAHESSVSFVACLQALRALRKGFDSVVYFYGPGSMNAIATRGFPTTGDSAFPGEQNINNTLQTFMDEGGHVFVCRFGLSLHGLREEDLMPGTIPCHPLDVQDALIYFANKGAVINSTYMV
- a CDS encoding MSMEG_0565 family glycosyltransferase translates to MRVALLTYSTKPRGGVVHTLALAEALVELGVDVSVWTLGRGGDDGFFRRVDPRVDVEVVPLPHLEGETVGDRIVRSIGVLGAAFAERVAAGTAYDVVHAQDCISANAVPRCVRTIHHLDQFTTPELVACHERAIVRPHAHVCVSAAVATEVTAGWGLHPVVIPNGVDAARFAAAALDPAASAPWRGRFGRYVLAVGGIEPRKGTLDLLEAFAVARRTLPDLELVVAGGETLFDYRDYRAAFDARAVELGVEAHVLGPVDHDVLPGLVAGCAALGFVSTKEGFGLAAMEALAAGVPVVARPLPVLREVFGEHVRYGEDAPGIAAALLAAVADGPLPGGAELALRHTWRAAADQHLDLYRSLTTEGA
- a CDS encoding MSMEG_0567/sll0787 family protein codes for the protein MSVFDVELLTRAAARPATPAFTVAVAEGGRVLEAARRLRHETFVTEQGLFAGSDHDEVDDDSRALTLVAQDTDGTVVGTVRLAPATNGRDLGWWVGSRLAVTRASRGHTAGVGAALVRAACAHAERLGVLRFDAHVQRANAPLFRRLGWDRLADEDAYGHPHVLMTWPVDRIARLAARTKSPLGPLLAPLATGPHGLGGTGFVGDDAAPVPGSDLVAATDAILPSMVERDPTWAGWCAVLVNLNDLAAMGATPVALLDALGARDTSFASRVVRGVAAAAQAWDVPVLGGHTQLGVPASLSVTALGRTSTPVPAGGGQPGHSVTVTADLGGGWRPGYTGAQWDSTSGRTTTELQALGSFVGRTRPAAAKDVSMAGLVGTLGMLAEASGCGAELDVADVPAPEGATTGDWLTCFPGFAMLTADVPGRASAPAGPATSRACGALTDDPGVRLRWPDGRSTTALTSPVTGLGPA
- a CDS encoding ArsB/NhaD family transporter, encoding MDLAELAGRVGPILGFVVCITVVAELADGLGVFALLARGTARLARGSVVRLWLLVVLVAVLATAVLSLDTTAVLLTPVVLALAGQLRLDRMLFAYTAVWLANTASLFLPVSNLTNLLALTRLPSSGVPAFLALTWPAAVACTVVTVVALALFFRRALRGTYVLGDAPRWEHPRLLWLGVVVCALLGPAFVIVGNVLVVSAVGAAILVVACAVGARHLLHWRMLPWQLVVGVSVLFVLVQLAHDHGLSDVLGHLAGTGSSWLELLRLAGLGALGANLLDNLPAYLALEPVALDSPVRLVALLVGVNAGPLITPWASLATLLWAARCRSAGVTVSWGQFALRGLVLVPVLLVTATLALAFV
- a CDS encoding MSMEG_0570 family nitrogen starvation response protein; this encodes MPELTFTTRWPDGRSLQTYSPSLVVHDHLQAGASYEVADFVDRATTALTQASDRVEARWGRPCTAARASMDTIRLAAADQPEGLVTVVAFDPPAHPFTGSAS
- a CDS encoding MSMEG_0569 family flavin-dependent oxidoreductase, with product MSARLPGAGPVERVEVAVIGGGQAGLTASWFLAQAGLEHVVLERQTAAHAWHDQRWDSFTLVTPNVQCRLPGFPYPGDQPYGFMTRDETSAYLAEYVRRTAPPLRERTTVRELRQDDGGGFVLELETPEGPATLAAEQVVVAVGGYHDPKVPRLAERLPAGVTQVHSSAYKNPESLPAGAVLVVGTGQSGAQIAEDLHLAGRQVHLVVGSAPRCARRYRGRDSIDWLEEMGLYDVAVEDSPGGLREREKTNHYMTGRDGGHDIDLRRFALEGMGLYGRLVDVAGPRLAFAPTLEASLDRADRVAEDIKDAIDGHVARLGLDAPLEERYTPVWRPDSEPTSLDLEDAGVTSVVWATGFVPDFRWVRVPVFDGRGTVGHHRGVTAVDGLHFLGLPWLHTWGSGRFAGLTRDAEHVVDHVVETLRPPVRLRLTS
- a CDS encoding MSMEG_0568 family radical SAM protein; translated protein: MSVTTRVDLAILGIRGGTSVSRPAGAGPSADGHLVLDGASVAVPLNDASPYWLDGDRLMRDGFVVEDAEVAPVRRPRFYDLATADGTSYEMLARLHGRDVLATTVVQTCIRYDAAERCRFCAIEASLEAGSTVAVKRPYDLAEVAEAAVRLDGVRQMVMTTGTSAGRDRGATHLARCVRAVKARVPDLPIQVQCEPPGDLVTITELREAGADAIGIHVESLDDDVRRRWMPGKSRVPLTEYRAAWAEAVRVFGRNQVSTYLLVGLGEDPDELVAGARELIAMGVYPFVVPFRPLAGTLASADGATAPDAAVLEDVTRRVARDLVAAGMTSDGQSAGCAACGACSTLKQQGA
- a CDS encoding carbon-nitrogen hydrolase family protein, with translation MSQTTITVVADEFGRDLEAAYATIDRIVTEARARGTDLLVLPEACLGGYLPSLGSVDDDEETRARRRRNMPPAFRVDGPEVARVRALAGDMTVLFGMCEAAADELDADGRVVRYNTAVAVTGDGVLAAHRKVHQPLGENLSYSAASAFEAFDSPVGRIGMLICYDKAFPEASRTLALDGAEIIAALSAWPTARTAAADRIEDDRWKKRFDLYDAARALDNQVVWAASNQTGTFGSLRFVGNAKIVGPGGDVRAETGVEGGLATVTLDVHAELAAVRQGMYALRDRRPGAYRLDAVLPNYPSEREPVHA